A genomic window from Myxococcales bacterium includes:
- a CDS encoding ATP-binding cassette domain-containing protein has translation MPVLSARDVEKSYGARTVLKSVTFTLRSGERVGLIGRNGTGKSTLVRILAGLEPPDRGEIAVRRGASVGLLEQVPELTAGETPRRIVAEGLAAWAKVRAAYQEVTRKLEGATGDHDALLAEQAKWAHEIEGLGGWEREHEVEAVLGNLGVKDIDRDIASMSGGERRRVALARLLVASPDLAILDEPTNHLDVETIDWLEEHLEKRYRGAVLLVTHDRYLLDRVCSRTLEINDGTVTAYDGGYETFLEAKAERMALEERTEANRQNFLRRELEWLARQPKARTTKQKARIERAETAKAAVPRKKDESVQLAIEEARSGKTVLELHGFGLDIGGQRLIESLDLFLTEGERVAIVGRNGTGKTSLLRAVVGELAATRGRLVKGANTKVAYFDQERTGLDLDKTVFENVSEGGAVEIGGVRLEPRAYLERFLFDGHAQRQKVASLSGGERARAALAKTLQAKTNLVLLDEPTNDLDVDTLAALEEMLVSFGGSAIVVTHDRFFLDRIATSLLVFEGNGKGHAVPGQLRDVPAPQEGASSRRRTRRKGGSQGERGAEGLGQGRRPGGEGREEQALLQGAKRARNPSGAHRDRGARDGRSRNDAVRSEPLQGRARAPPRAHGLARGEEEARGRTLRALGSARGEGLRARSSRIGPMRQGITQ, from the coding sequence GTGCCGGTTCTTTCTGCCCGCGACGTCGAGAAGTCCTACGGCGCGCGAACCGTCCTCAAGTCCGTGACGTTCACGCTTCGGAGCGGCGAGCGCGTTGGGCTCATTGGCAGAAACGGCACCGGCAAGTCGACGCTCGTACGCATCCTCGCGGGCCTCGAGCCGCCCGATCGTGGCGAAATCGCCGTGCGTCGTGGCGCCAGCGTCGGCCTCTTGGAGCAAGTGCCGGAGCTTACCGCCGGCGAGACGCCGCGCCGGATCGTCGCCGAAGGCCTCGCCGCCTGGGCGAAGGTCCGCGCCGCTTACCAAGAGGTCACGCGCAAGCTCGAGGGCGCCACCGGCGATCACGACGCGCTCCTCGCCGAGCAAGCGAAGTGGGCCCACGAGATCGAAGGCCTCGGCGGCTGGGAGCGCGAGCACGAGGTCGAGGCGGTCTTGGGCAACCTCGGCGTCAAAGACATCGACCGCGACATCGCGAGCATGAGCGGCGGAGAGCGGAGGCGCGTGGCCCTGGCGCGGCTCCTCGTGGCCTCACCGGATCTCGCCATCCTCGACGAGCCGACCAACCACCTCGACGTCGAGACCATCGACTGGCTCGAGGAGCACCTCGAGAAGCGCTACCGAGGCGCGGTCTTGCTCGTGACCCACGATCGGTATCTTTTGGATCGCGTCTGCTCGCGAACGCTCGAAATCAACGACGGGACGGTCACCGCGTACGACGGCGGCTACGAGACGTTCCTCGAGGCGAAGGCAGAGCGCATGGCGCTCGAGGAGCGCACCGAGGCGAACCGGCAGAATTTCCTTCGTCGTGAGCTCGAGTGGCTCGCGCGGCAGCCCAAAGCGCGAACCACGAAGCAGAAGGCGCGCATCGAGCGGGCCGAGACGGCGAAGGCCGCGGTACCTCGCAAGAAGGACGAGAGCGTTCAGCTCGCCATCGAAGAGGCCCGCAGCGGCAAGACGGTCCTCGAGCTCCACGGCTTCGGCCTCGACATCGGCGGCCAACGCCTCATCGAGTCGCTGGATCTCTTCCTCACGGAAGGCGAGCGCGTCGCCATCGTGGGCCGCAACGGCACCGGCAAGACGAGCCTCCTCCGCGCCGTCGTCGGCGAGCTCGCCGCCACGCGCGGCCGGTTGGTGAAGGGCGCCAACACCAAGGTCGCCTACTTCGACCAAGAGCGAACCGGCCTCGACCTCGACAAGACCGTCTTTGAAAACGTGAGCGAAGGCGGTGCCGTCGAGATCGGCGGCGTCAGGCTCGAGCCCCGCGCCTACCTCGAGCGTTTCCTCTTCGACGGCCACGCGCAGCGGCAAAAGGTCGCGTCGCTCTCCGGCGGCGAGCGCGCCCGAGCCGCTTTGGCGAAGACGCTGCAAGCCAAGACGAACCTGGTGCTCTTGGACGAGCCGACCAACGATCTCGACGTCGACACGCTGGCCGCGCTCGAGGAGATGCTCGTGAGCTTCGGCGGCTCGGCCATCGTCGTCACCCACGATCGCTTCTTCCTCGATCGCATCGCGACCTCGCTCCTCGTCTTCGAGGGCAATGGCAAGGGTCACGCGGTACCCGGGCAACTACGAGACGTACCGGCGCCTCAAGAAGGAGCAAGCAGCCGAAGGCGAACGCGACGCAAAGGCGGAAGCCAAGGCGAGCGTGGCGCCGAAGGCCTCGGCCAAGGCCGACGCCCCGGAGGCGAAGGCCGCGAAGAGCAAGCTCTCTTACAAGGAGCGAAGCGAGCTCGAAACCCTTCCGGCGCGCATCGAGACCGAGGAGCGCGAGATGGGCGCTCTCGAAACGACGCTGTCCGATCCGAACCTCTACAAGGAAGGGCCCGAGCGCCTCCGCGAGCTCACGGCCTCGCTAGAGGCGAAGAAGAAGCTCGTGGCCGAACTCTACGTGCGCTGGGAAGCGCTCGAGGCGAAGGGCTGAGGGCACGCTCCTCGAGGATCGGCCCCATGCGTCAGGGCATCACGCAATGA